The proteins below are encoded in one region of Phytoactinopolyspora mesophila:
- a CDS encoding trans-sulfuration enzyme family protein → MAVSRSSSLSPHTRLVTGGRPDAEADAPLNHPVTFASTYHAGGERGYGRYGNPTWEAFEDVLGELEGGQALAFASGLAASSAVLSLLPEGAVVVAPETAYLGVLDQLRERLSTERIQLRQVDISDTAALEAATDGATMVWLETPANPKLDVADIAAAASAARRAGAVSVVDNTFATPLLQRPLELGADVVIHSATKLIAGHSDVLLGATVSNDDDLVSRLERHRKLHGAIPGPMDVFLALRGMRTLGVRLDRAQASAAELVGRLGTHPAVDVVRYPGFGTMCSIEVTGGAAGADRVVQAVELWVNTTSLGGVESTLERRRRWPSESELVDPSLIRLSVGIEDVEDLWADLARALDAAVMG, encoded by the coding sequence ATGGCAGTTTCGCGCTCTTCGTCTCTCAGCCCGCATACCCGCCTCGTCACCGGCGGGCGCCCCGATGCCGAGGCCGACGCACCGCTGAACCACCCGGTCACATTCGCCTCGACCTACCATGCCGGCGGTGAGCGCGGGTACGGCCGCTACGGAAACCCCACGTGGGAAGCGTTCGAAGACGTGCTCGGCGAGCTCGAAGGCGGGCAGGCGCTGGCCTTCGCCTCCGGCCTGGCCGCTTCGAGTGCGGTGCTGTCCCTGCTGCCGGAGGGCGCGGTGGTCGTCGCCCCCGAAACTGCCTATCTGGGCGTGCTCGACCAATTGCGCGAACGGCTCAGCACCGAACGCATACAACTACGGCAGGTAGACATCTCGGACACCGCAGCGCTCGAAGCGGCGACCGACGGCGCCACGATGGTGTGGCTGGAGACCCCGGCCAATCCGAAGCTCGACGTGGCCGATATCGCGGCCGCGGCGTCCGCTGCCCGCAGAGCCGGAGCCGTCAGCGTCGTCGACAACACTTTCGCCACGCCCCTGCTGCAGCGGCCGCTTGAGCTCGGCGCCGACGTGGTGATCCACAGCGCGACCAAGCTGATCGCGGGACATTCCGACGTCCTCCTCGGCGCCACGGTGTCCAACGACGACGACCTCGTGTCCAGACTCGAGCGCCACCGCAAACTCCACGGCGCGATCCCCGGTCCGATGGACGTCTTCCTCGCCCTGCGCGGCATGCGCACCCTGGGCGTACGTCTGGACCGGGCCCAGGCCAGCGCGGCCGAACTGGTCGGCCGCCTGGGCACGCATCCAGCGGTGGACGTGGTTCGCTACCCCGGGTTCGGGACCATGTGCTCCATCGAGGTGACCGGCGGCGCCGCCGGCGCGGACCGCGTCGTCCAGGCGGTCGAGCTCTGGGTCAACACCACAAGTCTGGGCGGTGTCGAATCCACCCTGGAACGCCGCCGGCGCTGGCCGTCGGAGAGCGAACTGGTAGACCCGTCACTGATCCGGCTCTCCGTCGGCATCGAGGACGTGGAAGATCTGTGGGCCGACCTCGCGCGCGCTCTCGATGCC
- a CDS encoding 3' terminal RNA ribose 2'-O-methyltransferase Hen1, with the protein MYVTITSTAESATDLGYLLHKHPDRAQQFTVSTGVVHVFYPEATPERCTVALVLEVDPIGLVRGRRHGGDAFALSQYVNDRPYAASSMLAVALGKVFRTAMAGKCAARPDLVDLPLPLEIHVPALPSVGGAAMVADLFEPLGWSVEASPIPLDETMPAWGDSRYLDLRLRGTVVLAQALSHLYVLLPVLDDAKHYWVSSDEVDKLIRSGSGWLAGHPRRELITRRFLVNQRELVSAAVARLAEADDLPPEALDNAVDGDSRTDDTVPLVVLRRQAVLEALHTVGAARVVDLGCGEGALLRDLIEDARFSEILGVDVSPRALQVAERRLNLDRMPDSQRARLRLLQSSLTYRDQRLAGYDAIVLMEVIEHLDPARLPALEKTVFTHARPGTVVVTTPNAEHNVRYEGLRAGTMRHRDHRFEWTRAEFAGWAEGVCASSGYHVRFVPIGDDDPEVGPPTQMAVFSRNDETERQAS; encoded by the coding sequence GTGTACGTGACGATCACCTCGACAGCTGAGTCCGCGACTGACCTTGGGTACCTGCTTCACAAGCATCCAGACCGTGCTCAGCAGTTCACCGTCTCGACCGGTGTCGTGCACGTGTTCTACCCCGAAGCGACGCCCGAGCGGTGCACGGTGGCGCTGGTACTCGAGGTCGATCCGATTGGGCTGGTCCGTGGTCGCAGGCACGGCGGTGACGCGTTCGCACTGAGCCAGTACGTCAATGACCGGCCGTACGCCGCGTCGTCGATGTTGGCGGTAGCTCTTGGCAAAGTCTTCCGCACGGCGATGGCCGGCAAGTGTGCGGCCAGGCCCGACCTGGTCGACCTGCCGCTGCCGCTGGAGATCCACGTTCCGGCACTGCCCAGCGTCGGCGGCGCCGCGATGGTCGCGGACCTCTTCGAGCCACTGGGTTGGTCGGTAGAAGCGAGCCCGATCCCGCTGGACGAGACCATGCCTGCCTGGGGTGACTCCCGTTACCTCGACCTGCGGCTGCGTGGAACGGTCGTGCTCGCCCAGGCACTGTCCCACCTGTACGTGCTGCTGCCGGTGCTGGACGACGCCAAGCATTACTGGGTGTCCTCCGACGAGGTCGATAAGCTCATCCGGTCCGGGAGCGGCTGGCTGGCCGGTCACCCGCGGCGGGAATTGATCACGCGTCGGTTCCTGGTGAATCAGCGAGAACTCGTCTCAGCGGCTGTCGCCCGTCTTGCGGAGGCGGACGATCTGCCGCCGGAAGCGCTGGACAACGCAGTCGACGGCGATTCGAGGACGGACGACACCGTGCCTCTCGTGGTCCTTCGCAGGCAGGCGGTCTTGGAGGCGCTTCATACTGTCGGGGCGGCCCGTGTCGTGGACCTCGGATGCGGTGAGGGCGCGCTCCTCCGGGACCTGATCGAAGACGCGCGATTCAGCGAGATCCTGGGCGTGGATGTCTCCCCGCGTGCGCTCCAGGTGGCCGAGCGGCGGCTCAACCTGGATCGGATGCCGGATAGCCAGCGAGCCCGGCTGCGGCTGTTGCAGTCCTCTTTGACCTACCGCGACCAGCGTCTCGCGGGCTACGACGCGATAGTGCTCATGGAGGTCATCGAGCACCTCGACCCGGCTCGGCTTCCCGCATTGGAGAAGACGGTGTTCACCCACGCCCGGCCGGGGACCGTCGTCGTGACGACGCCGAACGCCGAGCACAACGTCCGATACGAGGGTCTCCGGGCCGGGACGATGCGCCACCGCGATCACCGATTCGAGTGGACGCGAGCCGAGTTCGCCGGCTGGGCCGAGGGCGTGTGCGCAAGCAGTGGGTACCACGTCAGGTTCGTGCCGATCGGCGACGACGACCCTGAGGTCGGACCGCCCACCCAGATGGCGGTCTTCAGCCGCAACGACGAGACGGAGCGGCAGGCATCATGA
- a CDS encoding FAD-binding and (Fe-S)-binding domain-containing protein, protein MTGALAREDAVLADLRHIAGAEAVRTSVSDLAAMAHDASHYLLHPRAVLVARGASDVAEAMHTARRHQLPVTFRSAGTSLSGQASSAGLLVDTRRQFSDIEILDGGARVRVQPGLTLRQVNARLAPYGRRLGPDPASESACTIGGVVANNSSGMSCGTVDTAYRTVESMVLVLASGTILDTGAADATERLRALEPELHAGLLRLRDHVRGSTAMRAVIEHQFSMKNTMGYGVNALLDFDDPVDILAHLLVGSEGTLGFVAEVTLRTVPLLAHAATTLLVFDSLPGATDALEPLIASGARAIELLDAASLRVAQSDPAVPESIAGVDVVAHTALLVEYQAENAAELSDLVAAAGGTLDALSLAAPATLTKDAAVRNQLWRVRKGLYAAVAGARPVGSTALLEDVVVPVPVLTATVSELIGLFGQYGYDDAVIFGHAKDGNLHFMINPKLDEPAELARYEAFTEGLVDLVLGRDGSLKAEHGTGRIMAPFVRRQFGDQLYDVMREIKRLFDPDGLLNPGVLIDDDPQAHVKNLKVVPAVHSAVDSCVECGYCEPVCPSRNTTTTPRQRIVLMREIAAATGERRQRLEEEYDYAAVDTCAADSLCVTACPVNIDTGKVMKEMRADRHGALGQRAGVTAARHWGGAVRGLRAGLRVAEVVPDRLIAGASSAGRRVLGPAAVPQLGSGLPGPGPARPRSQAPPDAAVVFFPACVASTFGPAGGELAGPGATEAFLRLCGRAGVPVAIPDGIGGLCCGTPWASKGLTSGNEEMARRVFAAVWTASRGGDLPVVCDASSCAHGLEQLGSALVGADRERYDRLRVLDAVTYVGDAVLPHLTVWRRLRSLAIHPTCSNVHMGTVDDVRAVAEAAAERVVVPAAWGCCGFAGDRGMFYPELTSGATEAEAAELAQHDVHAYASSNRTCEMGMSAATGEEYHHVLELLEAATREPG, encoded by the coding sequence ATGACCGGTGCCCTCGCCCGAGAAGATGCTGTCCTCGCCGATCTTCGCCATATCGCGGGTGCCGAGGCGGTCCGCACCTCGGTCTCGGACCTGGCCGCGATGGCGCACGACGCCTCGCACTACCTGCTGCACCCGCGCGCCGTTCTGGTCGCACGCGGTGCTTCGGACGTCGCCGAAGCGATGCATACCGCGCGGAGGCATCAGCTGCCGGTCACGTTCCGCTCGGCCGGCACCAGCCTGTCCGGTCAGGCGTCCTCGGCCGGTTTGCTGGTAGACACCAGGCGGCAGTTCAGCGACATCGAGATTCTCGACGGCGGCGCCCGCGTGCGGGTCCAACCAGGGCTGACGCTGCGCCAGGTCAACGCCCGGCTGGCCCCGTACGGACGGAGGTTGGGGCCCGACCCGGCCAGCGAGTCCGCCTGCACCATCGGCGGGGTCGTCGCGAACAACTCCAGCGGAATGTCCTGCGGCACGGTTGACACCGCCTATCGCACGGTCGAGTCGATGGTGCTGGTTCTGGCCAGCGGCACCATCCTCGACACCGGCGCTGCGGACGCGACGGAACGCCTGCGGGCACTTGAGCCAGAGCTGCACGCAGGTCTGCTCCGGCTACGTGATCATGTTCGCGGCAGCACCGCGATGCGCGCCGTCATCGAGCATCAGTTCTCGATGAAGAACACGATGGGCTACGGCGTCAACGCCCTGCTGGACTTCGACGACCCGGTGGACATCCTCGCCCATCTGCTGGTGGGGAGCGAGGGCACGCTGGGCTTCGTCGCGGAGGTGACGCTGCGCACGGTCCCGCTGCTGGCCCATGCGGCCACCACGCTGCTCGTTTTCGATTCTCTGCCAGGCGCCACCGACGCGCTGGAGCCGTTGATCGCCTCCGGCGCCCGTGCCATCGAGCTGCTGGACGCGGCGTCGTTGCGGGTGGCCCAGTCCGATCCGGCGGTGCCGGAGTCGATCGCCGGTGTCGACGTCGTCGCCCACACCGCCTTGCTGGTCGAGTATCAGGCGGAGAACGCGGCCGAGCTGAGTGACCTGGTGGCCGCCGCGGGCGGCACCCTCGACGCGTTGAGTTTGGCCGCGCCGGCAACGTTGACCAAGGACGCCGCGGTGCGTAACCAGCTGTGGCGGGTGCGCAAGGGTTTGTATGCGGCGGTGGCCGGGGCCCGGCCAGTCGGCTCGACCGCGCTGCTGGAGGACGTCGTCGTTCCGGTCCCGGTCCTCACGGCTACGGTGAGTGAGCTGATCGGGTTGTTCGGCCAGTATGGGTACGACGACGCCGTCATCTTCGGTCACGCCAAAGACGGCAACCTGCACTTCATGATCAACCCGAAGCTCGACGAGCCCGCTGAGCTGGCCCGCTACGAAGCGTTCACAGAAGGCCTGGTTGATCTGGTGCTCGGCCGGGATGGTTCGTTGAAGGCCGAGCACGGCACCGGCCGGATCATGGCTCCGTTCGTGCGCCGCCAGTTCGGTGATCAGCTCTACGACGTGATGCGTGAGATCAAGCGGCTGTTCGATCCGGACGGCTTGCTCAACCCCGGAGTGCTGATCGACGACGATCCCCAGGCCCACGTGAAGAACCTCAAGGTCGTCCCGGCGGTGCACAGCGCGGTGGACAGTTGCGTCGAGTGCGGATACTGCGAGCCGGTCTGCCCCTCGCGCAACACGACGACCACCCCGCGGCAGCGGATCGTGCTGATGCGCGAGATCGCTGCCGCCACTGGCGAGCGGCGGCAGCGGCTGGAGGAGGAATACGACTACGCGGCGGTCGATACGTGTGCGGCCGACTCCCTGTGTGTCACGGCCTGCCCGGTGAACATCGATACGGGCAAGGTGATGAAGGAGATGCGTGCCGATCGCCACGGTGCGCTGGGCCAGCGAGCGGGCGTCACCGCGGCGCGACACTGGGGCGGGGCGGTACGTGGGCTTCGAGCCGGATTGCGAGTCGCCGAGGTGGTACCGGACCGGCTGATTGCCGGAGCCAGCTCTGCCGGTCGCCGGGTGCTCGGCCCGGCCGCGGTTCCGCAGTTGGGTTCCGGCCTGCCCGGCCCGGGACCAGCGCGCCCGCGGTCACAGGCGCCTCCGGACGCGGCCGTGGTGTTCTTTCCCGCCTGCGTCGCTTCGACCTTCGGTCCGGCCGGGGGCGAACTGGCCGGGCCTGGGGCGACGGAGGCGTTTCTGCGGTTGTGCGGGCGGGCCGGAGTGCCGGTGGCCATCCCGGACGGCATCGGCGGGCTGTGCTGTGGCACGCCGTGGGCTTCGAAGGGCCTGACCAGTGGGAATGAGGAGATGGCGCGGCGCGTGTTCGCGGCGGTGTGGACCGCGTCGCGTGGTGGAGACCTGCCGGTGGTCTGTGACGCGTCGTCGTGCGCCCACGGCCTGGAACAGCTGGGCTCCGCGCTGGTCGGCGCGGACCGGGAGCGCTACGACCGGTTGCGCGTACTCGACGCGGTCACCTATGTGGGTGACGCGGTCCTGCCGCACCTGACGGTGTGGCGCCGGCTGCGGTCGCTGGCTATCCACCCGACGTGCTCCAACGTGCACATGGGCACCGTCGATGACGTGCGTGCCGTGGCTGAGGCGGCCGCGGAACGCGTCGTCGTGCCTGCGGCGTGGGGTTGCTGTGGCTTCGCCGGTGACCGTGGGATGTTCTATCCGGAGCTGACCAGTGGTGCGACCGAGGCCGAGGCGGCCGAGCTGGCTCAGCACGACGTCCACGCCTACGCGTCGTCGAACCGCACATGCGAGATGGGTATGTCAGCGGCCACGGGCGAGGAGTACCACCACGTGCTCGAACTGCTCGAGGCAGCGACCCGCGAACCTGGGTGA
- a CDS encoding polynucleotide kinase-phosphatase: MTELAIPELSLVALIGVSGSGKSTFARENFGTFEVISSDFCRGLVSDDENDQAATADAFDVLNYIAAKRLSAGRLTVVDATNVQRDARRQLVELAKAHDVLPVAIVLDMPEQLCIERNEQRPDRDFGARVVRRQREQLRRSMRHLAKEGFRKVHVLRTAEDVAAATVVREKMLNDLRHEHGPFDVVGDIHGCRSELETLLGTLGYTFVRDEYGRPVDAEHPEGRRPIFLGDLVDRGPDSPGVLRLVMGMVRAGNALCVPGNHENKLVRALGGRQVQVSHGLAETLAQLAEETEEFRQEVADFCYDLVSHLVLDDGRLVVAHAGLKEAYHGRASGRVRSFALYGDSTGETDEFGLPVRYPWANDYRGKAMVLYGHTPTPQAEWVNNTMCLDTGCVFGGRLSALRYPEKEVVSVPAEKVWYEPLKPFPATAESAPDLPSREHDQLDITDVLGKRVVETAHHGRVSVREENAAGALEVMSRFALHPRWLPYLPPTMAPVATSKHPELLEHPDEAFAWYHSAGVTNLICEEKHMGSRACLLVCRDASVASARFGATDGETGAVYTRTGRSFFSPSLTEDLLTSVRSAVEAAGLWDDLDTDWILLDCELLPWSAKAEELLRDQYATVGAAACSALPAAFAGLEAARGRGIDVGELLERTGARISNAAAFTAAYRRYCWPTAGLEGVSIAPFQVLATQGQTYYDRDHGWHLRIADRLVAASPRVLRTTTRLEVDTTSSESLAAGVAWWEELTAAGGEGMVVKPLANLARTRRGLVQPGLKVRGREYLRIIYGPDYTEPQHLARLRDRNLGHKRALALREYALGLESLDRLARGEPLWRVHEPVFAVLALESEPVDPRL, encoded by the coding sequence ATGACGGAACTGGCCATCCCCGAGCTGAGCCTGGTCGCACTCATCGGTGTGTCCGGCTCGGGCAAGTCGACCTTCGCTCGGGAGAACTTCGGAACGTTCGAGGTGATCTCCAGCGACTTCTGCCGCGGCCTCGTCTCCGACGACGAGAATGACCAGGCCGCGACCGCGGACGCGTTCGACGTTCTCAACTACATCGCGGCGAAACGGTTGTCGGCCGGCCGGCTCACCGTCGTCGATGCCACCAACGTCCAGCGCGACGCCCGCCGCCAGCTGGTCGAGCTGGCGAAGGCGCACGACGTGCTCCCGGTCGCGATCGTTCTCGATATGCCGGAACAGCTGTGCATCGAGCGGAACGAGCAACGGCCGGACCGGGATTTCGGTGCGCGGGTCGTGCGGCGACAGCGTGAACAGCTGCGCCGGTCGATGCGGCACCTCGCCAAGGAAGGCTTCCGGAAGGTTCACGTACTCCGGACGGCCGAGGACGTCGCGGCAGCGACGGTGGTGCGGGAGAAGATGCTCAACGACCTCCGGCACGAGCACGGCCCGTTCGACGTCGTCGGCGACATCCACGGATGCCGGTCCGAACTCGAAACCCTGCTTGGAACTCTCGGCTACACCTTCGTTCGGGACGAATACGGGCGACCGGTCGATGCGGAGCACCCAGAGGGCCGGCGGCCCATCTTCCTCGGGGATCTCGTAGACCGTGGCCCGGACTCCCCCGGCGTGCTGCGCCTGGTGATGGGGATGGTGAGAGCCGGCAACGCGCTCTGTGTGCCCGGCAATCACGAGAACAAGCTGGTCCGCGCGCTGGGCGGACGCCAGGTTCAGGTCAGCCATGGGCTCGCCGAGACGCTGGCCCAGCTTGCCGAGGAGACTGAGGAATTCCGCCAGGAGGTCGCGGACTTCTGCTACGACCTGGTCTCCCACCTGGTCCTCGACGACGGGCGGCTGGTGGTCGCGCACGCCGGCCTCAAGGAGGCCTACCACGGTCGCGCGTCCGGGCGGGTGCGAAGTTTCGCCCTGTACGGCGACTCGACCGGCGAGACCGACGAGTTCGGGCTACCGGTCCGCTATCCCTGGGCCAACGACTACCGGGGCAAGGCGATGGTGTTGTACGGGCACACCCCCACCCCTCAGGCGGAGTGGGTGAATAACACCATGTGCCTGGACACCGGCTGCGTGTTCGGTGGGAGGCTCTCGGCGCTCCGGTATCCGGAGAAAGAGGTGGTCTCCGTGCCGGCCGAGAAGGTCTGGTACGAGCCGCTGAAACCGTTCCCCGCCACGGCCGAGTCCGCGCCCGACCTACCTTCCCGCGAACACGACCAGCTCGACATCACCGATGTGCTCGGCAAGCGGGTCGTCGAGACGGCCCACCACGGGCGGGTAAGCGTCCGTGAGGAGAACGCCGCCGGCGCGCTGGAGGTGATGAGCCGGTTCGCGCTTCATCCCCGCTGGCTGCCCTACTTGCCTCCGACGATGGCGCCCGTCGCCACGTCGAAGCATCCCGAACTGCTCGAGCACCCGGACGAAGCCTTCGCCTGGTATCACTCGGCCGGGGTCACGAACCTGATCTGCGAAGAGAAGCACATGGGCTCTCGGGCGTGTCTGCTGGTGTGTCGCGACGCGTCAGTCGCTTCGGCACGCTTCGGTGCGACCGACGGAGAGACCGGAGCGGTCTACACCCGCACCGGCCGTTCGTTCTTCTCTCCTTCACTGACCGAGGATCTGCTCACCAGTGTTCGCTCGGCGGTCGAGGCAGCGGGGCTGTGGGACGATCTCGACACCGACTGGATCCTGCTGGACTGTGAACTGTTGCCGTGGTCGGCGAAGGCCGAGGAATTGCTGCGAGATCAATACGCCACGGTCGGCGCTGCCGCATGCTCGGCGCTTCCAGCCGCGTTCGCCGGCCTCGAGGCTGCGCGTGGTCGCGGGATCGACGTCGGTGAACTCCTTGAACGTACCGGCGCTCGCATCAGCAACGCAGCGGCATTCACGGCTGCCTACCGGCGTTACTGCTGGCCCACCGCCGGCCTCGAAGGCGTGAGCATCGCACCGTTCCAGGTGCTCGCTACCCAGGGACAGACCTACTACGACCGCGACCATGGCTGGCACCTGCGGATCGCCGATCGCCTGGTCGCCGCCTCGCCGCGAGTTCTGCGCACCACGACGCGATTGGAGGTGGACACCACCAGCTCCGAGTCACTGGCGGCCGGAGTCGCATGGTGGGAGGAGCTCACTGCGGCCGGCGGGGAGGGAATGGTGGTCAAACCGCTCGCCAACCTCGCCCGCACGCGTCGGGGACTTGTCCAGCCTGGCCTCAAAGTGCGTGGCCGCGAGTACCTCCGGATCATCTATGGCCCGGACTACACCGAGCCGCAGCACCTGGCCAGATTGCGGGATCGAAACCTCGGCCACAAACGCGCGCTTGCTCTGCGCGAATATGCGCTCGGCTTGGAGTCGCTGGATCGGCTGGCTCGCGGCGAGCCGCTCTGGCGCGTGCATGAGCCGGTATTCGCTGTCCTCGCTCTGGAATCAGAACCCGTCGACCCGCGGCTATAG
- a CDS encoding TIGR03086 family metal-binding protein, whose protein sequence is MLNLEPATRVLAGLVTGVRDEQLPGPTPCAGRSLGDLLDHIDGLSLAFTLAAAKTPPEGGSPGPSADASRLGPDWRTRIPARLAALADAWKDESSWAGMTEAGGVDLPGEVAGVVALDEVVVHGWDVAVATGQTFTCDPELLEATYDFVRQSVAESPDGTPGLFGPPVPVPDDAPLLDRLIALTGRDPDWRP, encoded by the coding sequence ATGCTCAATCTGGAACCTGCGACCCGTGTGCTGGCCGGCCTCGTGACCGGGGTCCGCGACGAGCAGCTGCCCGGGCCGACTCCGTGCGCCGGCAGGAGCCTGGGCGATCTGCTCGACCACATCGACGGCTTGTCCCTGGCGTTCACCCTGGCCGCAGCGAAGACACCCCCGGAAGGCGGGAGCCCGGGTCCATCCGCCGACGCGTCGCGGCTCGGGCCGGACTGGCGCACGCGGATCCCCGCGCGTCTCGCGGCTCTGGCCGATGCTTGGAAGGATGAGTCGTCGTGGGCCGGAATGACCGAGGCAGGTGGCGTTGACCTACCCGGCGAGGTCGCTGGTGTCGTCGCCCTGGATGAGGTGGTGGTCCATGGGTGGGACGTCGCCGTCGCCACCGGACAGACCTTCACCTGCGACCCTGAACTGCTCGAAGCGACCTATGATTTCGTGCGGCAGTCCGTCGCGGAGAGTCCCGACGGCACCCCCGGCCTATTCGGTCCGCCCGTCCCGGTGCCGGACGACGCGCCGCTCCTCGACCGGCTGATCGCTCTCACCGGCCGGGACCCCGACTGGCGGCCGTAG